In Arachis stenosperma cultivar V10309 chromosome 1, arast.V10309.gnm1.PFL2, whole genome shotgun sequence, one DNA window encodes the following:
- the LOC130960370 gene encoding putative kinase-like protein TMKL1, translated as MKTTLMVILVLVLASATFLVIVALYVFLYLKRLSSRDGSERKDIESSEQQKQEEEEEEVAMKEDLIIFHGGEDLTICDILDAPGEVIGKSNYGTLYKALLQRSNKVRLLRFLRPVCTTRGEDLDEMIQFLGRLRHPNLVPLLGFYTGPRGEKLLVHPFYRNGNLTQFIRDGNGECYKWSNICKISYGIAKGLEHLHTGLDKPIIHGNLKSKNILLDRSYQPYISDSSLHLLLNPTAGQEMLESSAAQGYKSPELIKMKDASEETDIYSLGVIFLELLSGKEPINEHPTPDEDFYLPNFMRNAVLAHRTADLYHPAILLRNSRDDNKNSVSEASILKFFQLAMACCSPSPSVRPNIKLVLRKLEEIIH; from the exons ATGAAAACTACCCTTATGGTGATACTAGTACTAGTACTAGCTTCAGCTACATTTCTTGTAATTGTTGCACTTTATGTGTTCTTATACTTGAAAAGATTATCATCAAGAGATGGAAGTGAGAGGAAGGATATAGAGAGCTCAGAACAGCAGAaacaggaagaagaagaagaggaggtgGCTATGAAGGAGGACTTGATCATCTTCCATGGTGGTGAGGATTTGACAATTTGTGATATTTTGGATGCACCTGGTGAGGTTATTGGGAAGTCCAATTATGGAACTTTGTATAAGGCTTTGCTTCAGAGGAGCAACAAGGTGAGGCTTTTGAGGTTTCTGAGGCCAGTTTGCACCACAAGAGGTGAAGATTTGGATGAGATGATTCAGTTTCTTGGAAGGTTGAGGCACCCCAATTTGGTGCCACTTCTTGGATTCTACACAGGTCCAAGGGGTGAGAAGCTACTTGTTCATCCTTTCTATAGGAATGGAAATCTGACTCAATTCATTAGAG ATGGAAATGGAGAGTGTTACAAATGGTCTAACATATGCAAAATATCCTACGGTATAGCCAAAGGATTAGAGCATCTTCACACTGGACTAGACAAACCAATCATCCATGGAAACCTCAAGTCGAAAAACATCCTTTTGGATCGGTCTTACCAACCGTACATCTCAGATTCCAGCCTCCACCTTCTGCTGAATCCTACTGCCGGCCAAGAAATGCTCGAAAGCTCGGCTGCTCAAGGATACAAGTCACCAGAGCTCATCAAGATGAAGGATGCAAGTGAAGAGACTGATATATACAGCCTTGGTGTGATCTTCCTCGAATTGCTTTCGGGAAAGGAACCTATCAACGAGCATCCGACACCGGATGAGGATTTCTATCTTCCCAATTTCATGAGAAATGCTGTTCTTGCACATAGAACTGCTGATCTTTACCATCCAGCCATTCTCCTCAGAAACAGCAGAGATGACAACAAGAATTCGGTCAGCGAAGCAAGCATTCTCAAGTTTTTCCAACTTGCAATGGCTTGTTGCTCCCCTTCACCTTCAGTTAGGCCTAACATAAAGCTAGTCCTTAGAAAGCTTGAAGAGATTATACACTAG
- the LOC130975246 gene encoding protein DYAD: MVNTTTIAAGSDELQVGGFHEILHSMLPPDSPVQLKSVRIAMVSEIDREENLVSLRYPSLHSLRTHFTNPDFGKPEAKKIPALDEKCVMDFNSAVKALFRRVPILEFVENRESWAFWASPEEKPIATAGGGANSTIACKQGRCWSHLKFTGMLQWGQRRHVRFLGRHEAQLRPNQLQLATVDDTEENKKRNGRDQEDDEEEETKTKKKLTTRQCNAIVVTTNDVVSNHASNRNTKAKNKRRKIAIDRWSVQRYKTAEENMLRVMKEKGAVFGNPIMRAELRSEARKYIGDTGLLDHLLKHMAGKVAPGGTERFRRRHNAEGAMEYWLESADLVDVRRQAGVQDPYWTPPPGWSIGDIIISPHDHVLAVAQLNEIKQEILQLKQEMRELAAKKEEEALVTTPTSCLSNLQSEENASLGPKQEIYVELVNKKVKIEEQLKEISLTLSTMAEQLGMLKEPTMSESANSGDEALMQEKSTGNMESLVSGFQICKPKGVFVWPNRDVSSPKVDYIAPIDENHPASKPNTEHLSMPMPMPNLYSHVKPLAERRPLSNATLTHVFGAFSPCFSPPLDTP, encoded by the exons ATGGTGAACACTACCACCATTGCAGCAGGTTCCGATGAATTACAAGTCGGTGGATTCCATGAAATCCTTCACTCCATGCTCCCACCTGATTCCCCCGTTCAGCTCAAATCCGTTCGCATTGCAATG GTGAGTGAGATTGACAGAGAGGAGAATCTGGTTTCGTTGAGGTACCCAAGCCTTCACTCTCTTCGCACTCACTTCACTAATCCCGACTTCGGAAAACCCGAAGCCAAGAAGATTCCAGCGCTCGACGAGAAATGCGTTATGGATTTCAATTCCGCCGTGAAAGCACTCTTCAGGAGAGTTCCGATCCTCGAATTCGTCGAAAATAGAGAGTCGTGGGCCTTTTGGGCCTCGCCGGAAGAAAAGCCCATTGCCACCGCCGGTGGAGGAGCAAATAGTACAATAGCATGCAAGCAAGGTCGGTGCTGGTCTCACCTCAAGTTCACGGGAATGCTTCAGTGGGGCCAACGACGCCACGTTCGCTTCTTGGGCCGCCATGAGGCCCAATTACGGCCCAATCAACTTCAACTAGCTACCGTTGATGACACGGAGGAGAACAAGAAGAGAAACGGAAGAGATCAAGAAGAcgacgaagaagaagaaacgaAGACGAAGAAGAAGTTGACAACTCGTCAATGCAATGCGATTGTTGTAACCACAAACGACGTCGTTTCGAATCATGCATCGAACAGAAACACCAAAGCGAAAAACAAGCGCCGGAAAATCGCTATTGATAGATGGTCAGTTCAAAG GTATAAGACTGCGGAGGAGAATATGTTGAGGGTCATGAAGGAGAAGGGGGCAGTGTTTGGCAACCCAATAATGAGGGCAGAGCTGAGATCAGAAGCAAGGAAGTACATTGGGGACACTGGTTTATTGGACCATTTGCTCAAGCACATGGCAGGCAAGGTGGCACCAGGCGGAACTGAGAGGTTCCGGCGGCGCCACAATGCCGAGGGCGCCATGGAGTATTGGCTGGAGAGTGCTGATCTCGTCGATGTCCGGCGCCAAGCAGGGGTTCAGGACCCTTACTGGACTCCTCCTCCTGGTTGGAGCATTGGTGATATTATCATttctccacatgatcatgttcTTGCTGTTGCTCAACTCAATGAGATCAAGCAGGAAATTCTTCAGTTGAAGCA GGAAATGAGGGAGCTTGCAGCAAAGAAGGAAGAGGAAGCTTTGGTCACCACCCCTACTTCATGCTTGTCCAATTTACAATCCGAGGAGAATGCTTCCTTGGGTCCAAAGCAG GAGATCTATGTAGAGTTGGTGAATAAGAAGGTTAAAATTGAGGAACAACTGAAGGAAATTTCCCTCACTTTGAGCACCATGGCG GAGCAACTAGGGATGCTGAAGGAACCAACAATGTCAGAATCAGCAAATTCAGGGGATGAAGCACTGATGCAAGAAAAAAGCACTGGAAATATGGAAAGCTTGGTAAGTGGCTTCCAAATTTGCAAGCCAAAAGGGGTATTTGTGTGGCCAAATAGGGATGTGTCTTCTCCAAAGGTTGATTATATTGCCCCCATTGATGAAAACCATCCAGCTTCCAAACCCAACACTGAACACTTGTCAATGCCAATGCCAATGCCTAACCTTTATTCCCATGTTAAGCCATTAGCAGAGAGACGCCCTTTGAGCAATGCTACTTTGACCCATGTCTTTGGGGCCTTTTCCCCTTGCTTTTCTCCACCATTAGACACCCCATGA
- the LOC130941003 gene encoding peptidyl-prolyl cis-trans isomerase CYP71 isoform X1 → MEEHENGTAGNVTEEEPAIGPGPAPRARPKRPLQFEQAYLDALPSANMYEKSYMHRDVVTHVAVSAAEFFITGSIDGHLKFWKKRPIGIEFAKHFRSHLGPIEGLAVSIDGLLCCTISHDRSVKVYDVVNYDMMVMIRLPYIPGAVEWVYKQGDVKARLAISDRNSSFVHIYDARSGSNDPIISKEIHMAPIKVMRYNPVYDSVISADTKGIIEYWSPTTLQFPEDEVNFKLKSDTNLFEIVKCKTSVSAIEVSPDGKQFSITSPDRRIRVFWFRTGKLRRVYDESLEVAQDLQRSDAPLYRLEAIDFGRRMAVEKEIEKTESAPLPNAVFDESSNFIIYATLLGIKIINLHTNKVARILGKVENNDRFLRIALYQGDQSSKKVRRIPSAAANANESKEPLTDPTLLCCAFKKHRIYLFSRREPEEPEDATKGRDVFNEKPPADELLAVSDIGKTATTSLPDNVILHTTMGDIHMKLYPEECPKTVENFTTHCRNGYYDNLIFHRVIKGFMIQTGDPLGDGTGGQSIWGREFEDEFHKSLRHDRPFTVSMANAGPNTNGSQFFITTVATPWLDNKHSVFGRVVKGMDVVQSIEKVKTDKTDKPYQDVKILNVTVPKS, encoded by the exons ATGGAGGAACATGAGAATGGCACTGCCGGTAATGTAACTGAGGAAGAGCCCGCCATCGGACCCGGCCCAGCCCCTCGAGCCCGCCCCAAGCGTCCCCTCCAGTTCGAGCAGGCTTACCTTGACGCCCTCCCCTCCGCCAAcat GTACGAGAAAAGTTATATGCACCGCGATGTGGTTACGCATGTTGCTGTTTCAGCTGCCGAATTCTTCATAACTGGAAGTATTGATG GGCACTTGAAATTTTGGAAGAAAAGGCCCATTGGTATTGAGTTTGCCAAACACTTCAGATCTCATCTCGGTCCGATTGAAGGTCTAGCC GTTAGTATTGATGGTCTGCTATGTTGTACCATATCACATGACCGTTCTGTCAAAGTATATGACGTAGTGAACTATGACATGATGGTAATGATTCGTTTGCCGTATATCCCCGGTGCTGTGGAATGGGTTTACAAACAAGGGGATGTCAAAGCTAGACTTGCCATTAGTGATAGGAACTCATCTTTTGTGCACATATATGATGCTCGATCGGGTTCAAATGACCCTATCATTTCCAAAGAG ATACATATGGCTCCTATTAAAGTTATGAGGTACAATCCTGTATATGATTCTGTAATTTCTGCTGATACAAAGGGGATCATTGAGTACTGGAGCCCCACCACGCTTCAATTCCCAGAAGATGA GGTCAATTTTAAGCTGAAGAGTGATACTAACCTCTTTGAAATAGTAAAATGCAAGACATCTGTTTCAGCTATTGAG GTCAGCCCGGATGGTAAACAATTTTCGATCACATCTCCTGACCGCAGGATACGTGTCTTTTGGTTCAGAACGGGTAAACTAAGAAGAGTTTATGATGAATCTTTGGAG GTTGCTCAAGATCTTCAAAGAAGCGATGCTCCATTATACCGGCTGGAAGCCATTGATTTTGGCCGAAGGATGGCTGTCGAGAAGGAGatagagaaaacagaaagtGCTCCATTGCCCAACGCAGTTTTTGATGAAAGttctaattttattatatatgcAACCTTGCTTGGGATTAAA ATTATTAACTTGCACACCAACAAAGTTGCTCGAATACTTGGAAAGGTGGAGAATAATGATAGGTTCTTAAGGATTGCGTTATATCAAGGTGATCAAAGTAGTAAAAAAGTAAGAAGGATTCCTTCGGCTGCTGCTAATGCCAATGAAAGCAAAGAGCCTTTGACAGACCCCACTCTCCTGTGTTGTGCTTTCAAAAAGCACAGGATATATTTATTCAG TCGGAGAGAACCAGAAGAGCCTGAAGATGCAACTAAGGGAAGAGACGTGTTCAATGAAAAGCCTCCTGCTGATGAGCTTTTGGCAGTTTCAGATATTGGAAAGACTGCAACAACCTCACTTCCTGACAATGTG ATTCTACACACCACCATGGGTGATATTCATATGAAATTATACCCAGAGGAATGTCCAAAAACTGTGGAAAACTTTACAACTCACTGCCGGAATGGTTATTACGACAATCTTATTTTTCATCGTGTCATCAAGGGCTTCATGATACAAACGGGAGATCCTTTAGGAGATGGCACTGGTGGGCAGTCCATTTGGGGGAGGGAATTTGAGGATGAATTTCACAAAag TCTAAGGCATGATAGGCCTTTCACGGTGTCAATGGCAAATGCTGGTCCGAATACGAACGGCTCCCAGTTCTTTATCACCACAGTAGCCACTCCTTGGTTGGACAACAAGCATTCTGTATTTGGTAGAGTTGTGAAGGGAATGGATGTTGTTCAG TCTATAGAGAAAGTGAAGACAGACAAGACAGATAAGCCATACCAAGATGTTAAGATCCTAAATGTCACTGTACCGAAGTCCTAA
- the LOC130941003 gene encoding peptidyl-prolyl cis-trans isomerase CYP71 isoform X2, with amino-acid sequence MQVSIDGLLCCTISHDRSVKVYDVVNYDMMVMIRLPYIPGAVEWVYKQGDVKARLAISDRNSSFVHIYDARSGSNDPIISKEIHMAPIKVMRYNPVYDSVISADTKGIIEYWSPTTLQFPEDEVNFKLKSDTNLFEIVKCKTSVSAIEVSPDGKQFSITSPDRRIRVFWFRTGKLRRVYDESLEVAQDLQRSDAPLYRLEAIDFGRRMAVEKEIEKTESAPLPNAVFDESSNFIIYATLLGIKIINLHTNKVARILGKVENNDRFLRIALYQGDQSSKKVRRIPSAAANANESKEPLTDPTLLCCAFKKHRIYLFSRREPEEPEDATKGRDVFNEKPPADELLAVSDIGKTATTSLPDNVILHTTMGDIHMKLYPEECPKTVENFTTHCRNGYYDNLIFHRVIKGFMIQTGDPLGDGTGGQSIWGREFEDEFHKSLRHDRPFTVSMANAGPNTNGSQFFITTVATPWLDNKHSVFGRVVKGMDVVQSIEKVKTDKTDKPYQDVKILNVTVPKS; translated from the exons ATGCAGGTTAGTATTGATGGTCTGCTATGTTGTACCATATCACATGACCGTTCTGTCAAAGTATATGACGTAGTGAACTATGACATGATGGTAATGATTCGTTTGCCGTATATCCCCGGTGCTGTGGAATGGGTTTACAAACAAGGGGATGTCAAAGCTAGACTTGCCATTAGTGATAGGAACTCATCTTTTGTGCACATATATGATGCTCGATCGGGTTCAAATGACCCTATCATTTCCAAAGAG ATACATATGGCTCCTATTAAAGTTATGAGGTACAATCCTGTATATGATTCTGTAATTTCTGCTGATACAAAGGGGATCATTGAGTACTGGAGCCCCACCACGCTTCAATTCCCAGAAGATGA GGTCAATTTTAAGCTGAAGAGTGATACTAACCTCTTTGAAATAGTAAAATGCAAGACATCTGTTTCAGCTATTGAG GTCAGCCCGGATGGTAAACAATTTTCGATCACATCTCCTGACCGCAGGATACGTGTCTTTTGGTTCAGAACGGGTAAACTAAGAAGAGTTTATGATGAATCTTTGGAG GTTGCTCAAGATCTTCAAAGAAGCGATGCTCCATTATACCGGCTGGAAGCCATTGATTTTGGCCGAAGGATGGCTGTCGAGAAGGAGatagagaaaacagaaagtGCTCCATTGCCCAACGCAGTTTTTGATGAAAGttctaattttattatatatgcAACCTTGCTTGGGATTAAA ATTATTAACTTGCACACCAACAAAGTTGCTCGAATACTTGGAAAGGTGGAGAATAATGATAGGTTCTTAAGGATTGCGTTATATCAAGGTGATCAAAGTAGTAAAAAAGTAAGAAGGATTCCTTCGGCTGCTGCTAATGCCAATGAAAGCAAAGAGCCTTTGACAGACCCCACTCTCCTGTGTTGTGCTTTCAAAAAGCACAGGATATATTTATTCAG TCGGAGAGAACCAGAAGAGCCTGAAGATGCAACTAAGGGAAGAGACGTGTTCAATGAAAAGCCTCCTGCTGATGAGCTTTTGGCAGTTTCAGATATTGGAAAGACTGCAACAACCTCACTTCCTGACAATGTG ATTCTACACACCACCATGGGTGATATTCATATGAAATTATACCCAGAGGAATGTCCAAAAACTGTGGAAAACTTTACAACTCACTGCCGGAATGGTTATTACGACAATCTTATTTTTCATCGTGTCATCAAGGGCTTCATGATACAAACGGGAGATCCTTTAGGAGATGGCACTGGTGGGCAGTCCATTTGGGGGAGGGAATTTGAGGATGAATTTCACAAAag TCTAAGGCATGATAGGCCTTTCACGGTGTCAATGGCAAATGCTGGTCCGAATACGAACGGCTCCCAGTTCTTTATCACCACAGTAGCCACTCCTTGGTTGGACAACAAGCATTCTGTATTTGGTAGAGTTGTGAAGGGAATGGATGTTGTTCAG TCTATAGAGAAAGTGAAGACAGACAAGACAGATAAGCCATACCAAGATGTTAAGATCCTAAATGTCACTGTACCGAAGTCCTAA
- the LOC130951679 gene encoding 60S acidic ribosomal protein P2A-like yields MKVIAAYLLAVLGGNIAPSADDIKNILSSVGAEADDGMIDLLLSQVEGKDVTELIACGREKLAAVPSGGGGVAVAAAPTAGGGGAAPAAEAKEEKKVEEKEESDDDMGFSLFD; encoded by the exons ATGAAGGTCATTGCTGCGTATTTGTTGGCCGTATtgggaggcaacattgccccTTCAGCTGATGATATCAAGAACATCCTTTCCTCAG TTGGAGCTGAGGCTGATGATGGCATGATTGACTTGCTCTTGAGTCAAGTGGAGGGCAAAGATGTCACTGAGCTAATTGCATGTGGAAGGGAGAAGTTGGCCGCAGTGCCTTCTGGTGGCGGTGGAGTTGCTGTTGCCGCTGCTCCCACCGCTGGAGGGGGTGGTGCTGCACCTGCTGCCGAAGCAAAGGAGGAAAAGAAAGTTGAAGAGAAGGAAGAGTCAGATGAT GATATGGGTTTCAGCTTATTTGACTAG